A window of Diadema setosum chromosome 2, eeDiaSeto1, whole genome shotgun sequence contains these coding sequences:
- the LOC140238597 gene encoding protein LLP homolog, whose product MAKSLRSKSRRKLRAVKRKRNAPKELVRLKKCLKMEGYDKEDPSKRRYKFDDIRELINKPDVNQATGKDYDVRFIPGSDLLMETESKKKRRKNEEEEESDEEEGKETKMEDDAPEDMAVDLKWNAKKLQNEHGNYPIWMNHRQIKKVQSKKSKGKVLPKGKKKLAW is encoded by the exons atggcCAAGAGTTTACGCAGCAAAAGTAGACGAAAGCTACGTGCTGTCAAGCGAAAACGGAATGCTCCAAAGGAACTTGTCAGATTGAAGAAATGTCTCAAAATGGAAGGCTATGACAAGGAGGATCCCTCGAAGAGAAGATACAAAT TTGACGACATCAGGGAATTGATAAACAAGCCTGATGTGAACCAAGCCACGGGCAAAGACTATGATGTCAGGTTCATACCAGGCTCTGACTTACTGATGGAGACAGAGAgcaagaagaagaggaggaagaatgaggaggaggaagagagtgATGAGGAAGAAGGCAAGGAGACAAAAATGGAAGATGATGCTCCAGAAG ACATGGCTGTAGATCTCAAGTGGAATGCTAAGAAGCTACAGAATGAGCACGGAAACTATCCCATCTGGATGAACCACCGGCAAATCAAAAAGGTTCAGAGCAAGAAGTCCAAAGGCAAAGTTCTTCCAAAGGGCAAAAAGAAATTAGCGTGGTGA